A genomic segment from Polyangium mundeleinium encodes:
- a CDS encoding bifunctional serine/threonine-protein kinase/formylglycine-generating enzyme family protein → MASGEPSCRRCGAVIGEKARFCADCGAPVAAASDPTVLFMKVPSALAPTTPVEQGAWGHSSARPSGAPNVQPEPTPASAQPNSRLPPMRIPSGTVLSGVYAVQGVLGEGGMGVVYRAHDGARGRTVAIKCLHSNLAGDAEIRRRFIREARVLRTFSHPHVVSVFDLIEHDHLLGIVMEHVEGQTLAHHLVKWRGRMPFVEIREIFTAVLDAMDAAHRQGIVHRDLKPDNVLVMRGPAGELVPKVVDFGIARILEGTTYTVSGALLGTCRYMSPEQVKGDKTADHRSDIYSLGVSLYELAAGRPPFPEDNHFALMMSHVQAEPPPPSRHRAEIPTLLEDLILSALAKNASERPQTCAAFRERLLAAIDEPTPGPVAVRPTSTSIPPLATVLRDTDGAESVLVPAGSFLMGPDRREVFLDAYYIDRAPVTNRQFALFVQVTGYKPVDESGGRFLAHWARGAVPRGLEEHPVVNVSWDDACAFASWAGKRLPTEAEWEKAARGTDGRRYPWGKAEPTPSRAHYGGKHRGTSPVGSYPEGQSPYGVLDMAGNVWEWCEDVDDPAFYTDGPSRNPKNTARPPHPLYVMRGGSWLFGAQSLKTYSRTRFEPHYRFAGGGFRCVRSAR, encoded by the coding sequence ATGGCCTCGGGCGAGCCCTCCTGCCGGCGTTGCGGCGCCGTGATCGGCGAGAAGGCGCGTTTTTGTGCCGATTGCGGCGCTCCTGTCGCGGCCGCGTCCGATCCCACGGTCCTCTTCATGAAGGTGCCGAGCGCGCTCGCGCCGACGACACCCGTCGAACAGGGGGCTTGGGGGCACAGCTCGGCTCGTCCGAGCGGAGCCCCCAACGTCCAGCCAGAGCCGACGCCTGCGTCGGCCCAGCCGAACAGCCGCTTGCCGCCCATGCGCATCCCGTCGGGCACCGTGCTCTCGGGCGTGTACGCCGTGCAGGGCGTGCTCGGCGAGGGCGGCATGGGCGTCGTCTACCGCGCGCACGACGGCGCGCGCGGCCGCACGGTCGCGATCAAGTGCCTGCACTCGAACCTCGCGGGCGACGCCGAGATCCGGCGCCGCTTCATCCGCGAGGCCCGCGTCCTCCGCACGTTCTCGCATCCGCACGTCGTCTCGGTCTTCGACCTCATCGAGCACGACCACCTGCTCGGCATCGTGATGGAACACGTCGAGGGGCAAACGCTCGCGCATCACCTCGTGAAATGGCGCGGCCGCATGCCCTTCGTCGAAATCCGCGAGATCTTCACCGCCGTGCTCGACGCGATGGACGCGGCGCACCGGCAGGGCATCGTCCATCGCGACCTCAAGCCCGACAACGTGCTCGTCATGCGCGGGCCTGCGGGCGAGCTCGTCCCCAAGGTCGTCGATTTCGGCATCGCGCGGATCCTCGAAGGCACGACGTACACCGTGAGCGGCGCGCTGCTCGGCACCTGCCGGTACATGTCGCCGGAGCAGGTCAAGGGCGACAAGACGGCCGATCATCGCTCGGACATCTACTCGCTCGGCGTCTCGCTCTACGAGCTCGCGGCGGGCCGGCCGCCCTTCCCCGAGGACAACCATTTCGCGCTCATGATGTCGCACGTCCAGGCCGAGCCCCCGCCGCCCTCGCGCCACCGCGCCGAGATCCCGACCCTGCTCGAAGACCTCATCCTCTCCGCGCTCGCGAAAAACGCCTCCGAGCGACCGCAGACCTGCGCGGCGTTCCGCGAGCGCCTGCTCGCCGCCATCGACGAACCCACGCCGGGACCCGTCGCCGTGCGCCCGACCAGCACCTCCATTCCGCCGCTCGCCACGGTCCTACGCGACACCGACGGCGCCGAGTCCGTGCTCGTGCCGGCGGGGTCGTTTCTCATGGGCCCGGATCGCCGCGAGGTTTTTCTCGATGCGTATTACATCGACCGCGCGCCCGTCACGAATCGGCAATTTGCGCTCTTCGTCCAGGTCACCGGATACAAGCCGGTCGACGAGAGCGGCGGTCGATTCCTCGCGCATTGGGCGCGAGGCGCCGTGCCTCGGGGGCTCGAGGAGCACCCCGTGGTGAACGTCTCGTGGGACGACGCGTGCGCGTTTGCCTCGTGGGCCGGCAAGCGTTTGCCCACGGAGGCCGAGTGGGAAAAGGCCGCGCGTGGCACGGACGGCCGTCGGTATCCCTGGGGCAAGGCCGAGCCGACGCCCTCGCGGGCCCATTACGGTGGAAAACACCGCGGCACGTCGCCCGTCGGCTCCTACCCCGAGGGCCAGTCGCCGTACGGCGTCCTCGACATGGCCGGCAATGTATGGGAGTGGTGCGAGGACGTCGACGATCCGGCGTTTTACACGGACGGCCCCTCGCGCAATCCGAAAAACACGGCGCGGCCGCCGCACCCGCTCTACGTCATGCGTGGCGGCTCCTGGCTCTTCGGCGCACAATCGCTGAAGACGTATTCGCGCACCCGGTTCGAGCCGCATTATCGCTTCGCGGGTGGCGGCTTTCGTTGCGTGCGATCGGCTCGCTGA
- a CDS encoding metallophosphoesterase, protein MGIPRIAFFFVVISLVLFAASFYMGRRVKQAFGLSVRAERAGLVVVLGSVVAMILARALGLRPLGEVAFTLLLALLISTGLLLLVDLAKLGALPFKWLASRAKPTPAHAPEPVLALATEPAAPAPAPVEPPALEPAKAEAEATPALPTRRDFLTQAVTGSALLVGSGSSFYGAVFGRHDYVIEEVPVRIPGLSKRLDGYTLVQLSDIHFGTFVGDAEMRAAEELVRKARPDRIVLTGDLLDNDAKYAEMLGRFVRNIAPLARDGVVAIPGNHDWYAGIDEVVAALKAAGARVLRNDGFVIGDEKDGFSLLGVEDVWARRLSPGNGPNLDAALARVPKDLPRVLLCHNPVFFPEAAGQVALQLSGHTHGGQVNLGALQPGKLVLPYGYVAGLYERNGSRLWVNRGFGTAGPPARVGAPPEVTRVVLVSA, encoded by the coding sequence ATGGGAATTCCGCGGATCGCGTTCTTTTTCGTCGTCATCTCGCTTGTCCTTTTCGCGGCGAGTTTTTACATGGGCCGCCGCGTGAAGCAGGCGTTCGGGCTCTCCGTGCGGGCCGAGCGCGCCGGCCTCGTCGTGGTGCTCGGGTCCGTGGTGGCGATGATCCTCGCGCGCGCCCTCGGCCTGCGCCCGCTCGGCGAGGTCGCGTTCACGCTCCTGCTCGCGCTCCTCATCAGCACGGGCCTGCTCCTGCTCGTGGATCTCGCGAAGCTCGGGGCCCTGCCTTTCAAGTGGCTCGCGTCCCGCGCGAAGCCTACGCCCGCGCATGCGCCCGAACCGGTGCTCGCCCTCGCGACCGAGCCCGCAGCACCCGCGCCCGCGCCCGTGGAGCCGCCTGCCCTGGAGCCCGCGAAAGCCGAGGCTGAGGCAACGCCCGCCCTGCCCACGCGCCGTGACTTCCTCACGCAGGCGGTGACGGGGTCGGCGCTGCTCGTGGGCTCGGGCAGCTCATTTTATGGGGCGGTCTTCGGCCGGCACGATTACGTGATCGAGGAGGTGCCCGTCCGGATCCCGGGGCTGTCGAAGCGCCTCGACGGATATACGCTCGTCCAGCTCTCGGACATTCATTTCGGCACGTTCGTCGGCGATGCCGAGATGCGCGCGGCCGAGGAGCTCGTGCGCAAGGCGCGGCCCGATCGGATCGTGCTCACCGGTGATCTCCTCGACAACGACGCAAAATACGCGGAGATGCTCGGGCGCTTCGTGCGGAACATCGCGCCGCTCGCGCGGGACGGCGTCGTGGCCATTCCGGGCAACCACGACTGGTATGCGGGGATCGACGAGGTCGTGGCGGCCTTGAAGGCGGCCGGGGCGCGGGTCCTGCGCAATGACGGTTTTGTGATCGGCGACGAGAAAGACGGGTTTTCGCTGCTCGGCGTGGAGGACGTGTGGGCGCGGCGGCTCTCGCCGGGGAACGGGCCGAACCTCGACGCCGCGCTCGCGCGGGTCCCGAAGGACCTGCCGCGGGTCTTGCTTTGCCACAATCCAGTGTTTTTCCCGGAGGCCGCGGGACAGGTGGCCTTGCAGCTCTCGGGGCACACGCACGGCGGGCAGGTGAACCTCGGCGCATTGCAGCCGGGCAAGCTCGTGCTCCCGTACGGGTATGTCGCAGGGCTTTACGAGCGGAATGGATCGCGGCTGTGGGTGAACCGCGGGTTCGGCACGGCGGGGCCGCCGGCGCGGGTCGGCGCGCCGCCGGAGGTGACGCGCGTCGTGCTCGTGTCGGCCTGA
- a CDS encoding alcohol dehydrogenase catalytic domain-containing protein encodes MKALQCTEKGVVLSDVPDPAPAPGEVVVKVLSTGICNTDQELARGYMGFRGVLGHEVLGLHAGKRVVMEINCACGSCATCRAGGRNHCPTRTVLGILGRDGGIAEFVRIPEENLHVLPDSIPDESAAFIEPLAAALHAFDEAAPRPGDRVCLLGDGKLGLLTGLALAARRGDLGRAVAVGRHRDKLALLEAAGLDVALESGFSESGFDLVVEATGQPVGLARALAIVKPRGTIILKSTYAGVANIDLAPAVINENRIIGSRCGDFQRAIDVLARGVVDPRPLLSARYPLADAARAFARAAEPGVLKVLVLPS; translated from the coding sequence ATGAAGGCGCTCCAGTGCACAGAAAAAGGCGTCGTCCTCAGCGACGTCCCCGATCCCGCGCCCGCGCCGGGCGAGGTCGTCGTCAAGGTCCTGTCGACCGGGATCTGCAATACCGATCAGGAGCTCGCCCGCGGATACATGGGCTTTCGCGGCGTGCTCGGCCACGAGGTCCTCGGCCTGCACGCCGGCAAGCGTGTCGTCATGGAGATCAATTGCGCCTGCGGGAGCTGCGCGACCTGCCGTGCAGGCGGGCGCAACCATTGCCCCACGCGCACCGTGCTGGGAATCCTCGGCCGCGACGGCGGGATCGCCGAATTCGTACGGATCCCCGAGGAGAACCTGCATGTCTTGCCGGATTCGATCCCCGACGAGAGCGCAGCTTTCATCGAGCCGCTCGCCGCCGCGCTGCATGCCTTCGACGAGGCCGCGCCCCGGCCAGGAGATCGCGTTTGCCTGCTCGGCGATGGCAAGCTCGGCCTGCTCACCGGGCTCGCGCTCGCGGCGCGGCGCGGGGATCTCGGCCGCGCTGTCGCCGTCGGCCGGCACCGGGACAAACTCGCGCTCCTCGAAGCCGCCGGGCTCGACGTCGCGCTCGAATCCGGTTTTTCCGAGTCGGGGTTCGACCTCGTCGTCGAGGCGACCGGCCAGCCTGTGGGGCTCGCCCGCGCGCTCGCCATCGTGAAGCCGCGCGGCACGATCATCCTCAAGAGCACATATGCAGGCGTCGCGAACATCGACCTCGCGCCCGCCGTCATCAACGAGAACAGGATCATCGGCTCGCGCTGCGGCGATTTTCAGCGCGCCATCGACGTGCTCGCCCGCGGCGTCGTCGACCCGCGTCCGCTCCTTTCAGCGCGTTATCCGCTCGCGGACGCCGCGCGCGCGTTCGCACGCGCTGCCGAGCCGGGCGTCTTGAAGGTGCTCGTCCTGCCGTCTTGA
- the groES gene encoding co-chaperone GroES: MKIRPLHDRIVVKRLESETQTKGGIIIPDSAKEKPIEGRVVAVGNGKLLRDGKLRPLDIKVGDVVLFGKYAGNEVKIDGEDFVLLREDDLLAITGGEGAAS; this comes from the coding sequence ATGAAGATCAGGCCGCTGCACGACCGCATCGTGGTCAAGCGTCTCGAGAGCGAGACCCAGACGAAGGGTGGGATCATCATCCCGGATTCGGCCAAGGAGAAGCCCATCGAGGGGCGCGTGGTGGCCGTGGGCAACGGCAAGCTCCTCCGCGACGGCAAGCTCCGGCCGCTCGACATCAAGGTCGGCGACGTCGTCCTCTTCGGCAAGTACGCCGGCAACGAGGTGAAGATCGACGGCGAGGACTTCGTGCTCCTGCGCGAGGACGACCTGCTCGCGATCACCGGCGGCGAAGGCGCCGCGAGCTGA
- the groL gene encoding chaperonin GroEL (60 kDa chaperone family; promotes refolding of misfolded polypeptides especially under stressful conditions; forms two stacked rings of heptamers to form a barrel-shaped 14mer; ends can be capped by GroES; misfolded proteins enter the barrel where they are refolded when GroES binds), protein MSAKQIIYSRSARAAILRGVNTLAEAVKVTLGPKGRNVVIEKSWGSPVVTKDGVTVAKEVELHSKLENMGAQMVREVASKTSDKAGDGTTTATVLAQAIYNEGLRLVEAGHNPMDLKRGIDAAVSAILGELKKQAVPTKDKGQIAQVATISANGDKEIGNILAEAMEKVGKEGVITVEENKRMSTELDTVEGMQFDRGYLSPYFVTDPEKMKTVLNNPLILVNEKKISAMADLLPVLEQVVKNGREILIIAEDIEGEALATLVVNKLRGTLKVAAVKAPGFGDRRKEMLKDIATLTGATAFMEDLGQKLDTATLRDLGTARRVEIDKDNTVIVDGAGDKAAIKARVESIRKQIGDTSSDYDREKLQERLAKLAGGVAVVRVGAATEVEMKEKKARVEDALHATRAAVEEGIVVGGGVALLRAASVLDTLKFGDERDVGVRIVRKSAEAPIRQIATNAGIDGSVVVEKVRTGQGSFGYNAATDTYEDLFAAGVIDPAKVVHHALANASSVAALMLTTEALVAEKPKKEAAAAAGGGGGMGGMGGMGGMGGMGGMGGMGDFDMG, encoded by the coding sequence ATGTCCGCCAAGCAGATCATTTACAGCCGTAGCGCGCGCGCCGCGATCCTCCGGGGCGTCAACACGCTCGCCGAGGCCGTGAAGGTGACCCTCGGGCCGAAGGGCCGGAACGTCGTCATCGAGAAGAGCTGGGGTTCGCCGGTCGTCACGAAGGACGGCGTCACCGTGGCCAAGGAAGTCGAGCTGCACTCGAAGCTCGAGAACATGGGCGCGCAGATGGTCCGTGAGGTCGCCTCGAAGACGAGCGACAAGGCTGGCGACGGCACGACCACCGCGACCGTCCTCGCCCAGGCCATCTACAACGAGGGCCTCCGCCTCGTCGAAGCCGGTCACAACCCGATGGACCTGAAGCGCGGCATCGACGCCGCCGTCAGCGCCATCCTCGGCGAGCTGAAGAAGCAAGCCGTCCCGACCAAGGACAAGGGCCAGATCGCCCAGGTCGCCACGATCAGCGCCAACGGCGACAAGGAGATCGGGAACATCCTCGCCGAGGCGATGGAGAAGGTCGGCAAGGAGGGCGTGATCACGGTCGAAGAGAACAAGCGCATGTCGACCGAGCTCGACACGGTCGAGGGCATGCAGTTCGACCGCGGCTACCTCTCGCCGTACTTCGTGACCGATCCCGAGAAGATGAAGACGGTCCTCAACAACCCCCTCATCCTCGTGAACGAGAAGAAGATCTCGGCGATGGCCGATCTCCTCCCGGTGCTCGAGCAGGTCGTGAAGAACGGCCGCGAGATCCTCATCATCGCCGAGGACATCGAGGGCGAGGCGCTCGCGACGCTCGTCGTGAACAAGCTGCGCGGCACGCTCAAGGTCGCCGCCGTGAAGGCCCCCGGCTTCGGCGATCGCCGCAAGGAGATGCTGAAGGACATCGCGACCCTGACGGGCGCGACGGCCTTCATGGAGGACCTCGGCCAGAAGCTCGACACCGCCACGCTGCGCGACCTCGGCACGGCCCGCCGCGTCGAGATCGACAAGGACAACACCGTCATCGTCGACGGCGCCGGCGACAAGGCCGCGATCAAGGCCCGCGTCGAGTCGATCCGCAAGCAGATCGGCGACACGTCGAGCGACTACGATCGCGAGAAGCTCCAGGAGCGCCTCGCGAAGCTCGCCGGTGGCGTGGCCGTGGTGCGCGTCGGCGCGGCGACCGAGGTCGAGATGAAGGAGAAGAAGGCCCGCGTCGAGGACGCGCTGCACGCCACGCGCGCGGCCGTCGAGGAGGGCATCGTCGTCGGCGGCGGCGTCGCGCTGCTCCGCGCGGCGTCCGTGCTCGACACGCTCAAGTTCGGCGACGAGCGCGACGTGGGCGTGCGCATCGTGCGCAAGTCCGCCGAGGCGCCGATCCGGCAGATCGCCACGAACGCCGGCATCGACGGCAGCGTCGTCGTCGAGAAGGTCCGCACGGGGCAAGGCTCGTTTGGCTACAACGCCGCGACCGACACCTACGAGGACCTCTTCGCCGCCGGCGTCATCGACCCGGCCAAGGTCGTGCACCACGCGCTCGCCAACGCGTCGAGCGTGGCGGCCCTGATGCTCACCACCGAGGCGCTCGTCGCCGAGAAGCCCAAGAAGGAAGCGGCGGCCGCGGCTGGCGGCGGCGGCGGCATGGGCGGCATGGGTGGCATGGGTGGAATGGGCGGCATGGGCGGCATGGGCGGCATGGGCGATTTCGACATGGGCTGA